Sequence from the Gemmatimonadota bacterium genome:
ACCCCGCTCGGCACCTTGAACGCGAAGATGCCGGCGGGGAAGGTGCCGTTGGTGCGGACATTCGAGAGGTCGACGGTGCGCGTCTGCGGGCCCTCGTCGGTCTGGATGCGGCGCGGCAGGCCGTCGCCGCGATCGAACCACAGCGTCGCCCGACGGAACTGGAATTCCCCCGGCACCAGCGGCTGCAGCAGCACCGCGTCCGTCACCCGGCCATCCACCGTCTCCGTCTTCACGAAGGTGACGCGGTAGCGATCGAGCGGGCTCTTCAGGAACCAATCCAGGATGTTGTAGCCGAAGACCGGTGAGGTCGGCGGCGGATAGCGCAGCACGACGCCGGGGTTGTCGCTCGGCGTGTAGACCCAGAGCTTGCTGCCATCGAGCACCACGGCTTCGGTGGCCGGGTCGGAGAAGCGCATCGCGAACTTGTTGCCCGCCTGATAGAGCGTCCCCTTGCTGGTCTCGTCGCCGAGCCGGCGGTCTTCCAGCTTCTGCCGGAAATCCGCCTGCAGCCCGCTCAACCCCCGATACACCCGTGCCGCCTTGGTGACGATCTCCGGGGCGGGGTCACTGCTCGTCGGCGCCTGCGCGCTCCCCAGGGCGGGGAGGAGCAGGGCCCCGAGCAGCGCGAGCGCGTGCTTCACGCCGCGCTCCCCACTGGCGACACCACCGAGCGGCCGATCACCTCGGCGATCGCGCCGACTTCGCGCATCATCCGCTCGAACTGTTCGGGGAAGAGCGACTGCGCCCCATCCGACAGCGCGCGCTCCGGGTTCGGATGCACCTCGACGATCAGCCCGTCGGCGCCGGCCGCAATCGCCGCACGCGCCATCGCCGGCACCATGTCGCGGTGGCCGGTGCCGTGGCTCGGGTCGGCGATGATCGGCAGGTGCGAGAGGCCGTGCACCACTGCAATCGCCGAGAGGTCGAAGAGGTTGCGGGTCGCGGTGTCGAACGAGCGGATGCCGCGCTCGCAGAGGATGACGTTCGGATTCCCCTCGGAGAGGATGTACTCGGCCGAGAGGAGCAGCTCGGAGATCGTGGCCGAGAGGCCGCGCTTGAGCAGCACCGGCTTGCGCTGACGTCCCGCTTCCTTGAGGAGCGAGTAGTTCTGCATGTTGCGCGCGCCGATCTGCACGATGTCGGCGGTCTCGACCACCATCTCCAGTCCCTTGGCATCCATGGCTTCGGTGACGATCATCAGCCCCGTTTCCGCACGCGCGATCGCCAGCAGCTCGAGGCCGAGCTGGCCGAGGCCCTGGAAGGCATAGGGCGAGGAACGGGGCTTGAAGGCGCCGGCACGGAGCACCGTGGCGCCGGCGGCCTTCACCTGGCGGGCCGAGAGGAGGATCTGCTCCTCGCCTTCGACGGAGCAAGGGCCCGCCATGATGATGACCTCACGGCCGCCGATCGTCGAACCATCCGGAAGCGGGACCCGCGTCGGCTCCGGCTTCCACTCGCGCGAGACCTGCTTGTACGGCTTCGAGACGTGGATCACCTCGGCCACGCCGGCGAGCGCCTCGACGCGCGAGGCGTCGACGCGGCCGTCGTTGCCCACCAGACCGACGGTGGTCCGCTGGCGGCCCGGCATCGGACGCGCCTCGTACCCCATCGTCTGGATCACTTCGACCACGCCGGCGATCTCGTCCGGGGTGGCGTCCTGCTTCATCACGATCAGCATCGGTCAGGTCCGAGTATGGTAGTGGTCAGGCCGCAGTGGTGGTCTGCTCGCCGAGACGCACCCCGACGATGGTGGATACCCCGGGCTCCTGCATCGTCACGCCATAGACGGCATCGGCGGACTGCATGGTGCGCGGGTTGTGGGTGATGACCAGGAACTGCGTCTGGCCCTTGAACTGGTCGAGCAACCGGATGAAGCGCCCGACGTTGGCGTCGTCGAGCGGCGCGTCCACTTCGTCCATGAGGCAGAAGGGGTTCGGCTTCGTCAGGTAGATCGCGAAGAGCAGCGACGTCGCCACCAGCGTCCGCTCACCGGACGAGAGGAGGTGGATGCGCTGGGTCTTCTTGCCGCGCGGCGAGGCGTGGATCTCGATCTCCGCCTCGAGCGGATCATCCGGATCGGAGAGCCGCAGGTCGCACTCGCCGCCGCCGAAGAGCGTCTGGAAGACCGAGAGGAAGTTCTCGCGGATGGCGACGAACGTCTCGGCGAAGAGCGCCTTGGCGGTACCATCGATCTCCTTGATCGCCTGCAACAGCGCCTGCCGAGCGGCGACCAGGTCGTCCCGCTGCGCCTGCAGGAAGGTGGCGCGCTTGCTCTCTTCGGCGTGCTCCTCGACCGCGAGGGCGTTGACCGGGCCGATCTGCTCGAGTGCCGAGGCAATCCGTTCGGCCTCCGTCTCCAGCGTCTCGAGATCGAGGTCGAGCACCGGGGCCGCTTCGGCGAGTTCGTCGAACGGCCGCTTCCACTCGGTCTCGACGCGCTCGACGATCCGGGCACGCTGGGCCGTGGCGTCGGCGACCCCGAGCTCGAGGCGATGGTGTTCCTCGCTCATCGATTCGACCGAGCGGCGCACGTCGGCCAGGTCGGCCTCGACATCGGTGAGCTTCGTCTCGGCCGCCTGCAGGGCGCCTTCCGCCTCGCCGGCCGCGGTCTCGAGCGCCATGAGCTGCTGGGCCCGCTCGTCGCGGCCCCCCTGCCACTCGCTGCGCTGGGCCTCGAGTTCGAGCGTGTCGGCGTCGAGTCGGGCAATCTCCTCGGTGCGGATGCGGCCGGAGGTCTCGGCCTCGGCGATGACGCGCTCGGTGCGCTGGATCGCCTCGTTCGCCGCGCGGAGCCGGGCGGCGATGTGCGCCTCCTGCACCTGCCACTGCGACCGCGCCTCGCGGGCCACTTCCTGCTCGCCTTCGAGCTCGGTGAGCTGCGCCCGGGTGGTGACCAGTGCCTCGTCGAGGCGGGCGCGTGCCGCACTCCCGTCAGCCAGTGCAGTCTCGACTTCGGTGGCACGCTGCTCGGCGCGGGTGAGCCGCTCGCGGAGGCGACCGAGTTGGGTCTCGGCCTCGGTGATCTCGCGATCGAAGTTGGTCACGCGGCGCGCCAGGTCCTCGCGCGCGGCGATTGCCTGACGCTCCGCTTCACGCAGCCGTTCGGCGGCCTGCTGAGCCTCGGTGGCGGCCGCGTCGAGCGCCAGCAGTTCGGCGGCGGTCCGATCGCGACGGGCATCGGCATCGGCCAGCGCCGCGCTGCGCTTGTCGAGATCGCGGCCAAGTGTCTGCAACTCGGCACGGCGACGAATCGGGCCCGACGCGGCGGCGGGGCCGGTCAGGAAGACGACGCCGTTGGCGCGGCGCAGGCCGCGGCCGCCCCCCTGCAGCACTTCCGACCCCCCGACAAGCGCCTTCACCCAGTCGGCAGCGAGCGGATCGACCCGGAGTGCCGTCTCGGCGAGTGCACCCGCGCGCACCGGACCCGGCGCCACCGGCAGCAGGATCAGCGTTCCCGGCTGCTCCTGGGCATGCCAGGCCTGAATCGCGGGGATCGCCGAGGCATCGCGGATCAGGACGGCATGGACATAGTCACCGAGCAGCTGCTCGGCGAGCTCGGCCTGGTCGCCCTCGGTCGAGATGTAGTCGGCGAGGGGCCCAAGGACCTGGTCGCCGAAGCGACCGCGGCCGGCGAGCAGCGCGGCAGCGGCCGGCGCGAGGCCGACACGATCGCGCTCCAGCGCTTCGAGGGCGGAGCGACGCGCGGTGATGCGCGCCACGT
This genomic interval carries:
- the smc gene encoding chromosome segregation protein SMC, which encodes MKLTKLELSGFKSFADTVTMTFDQGVTSIVGPNGCGKSNVSDAVRWVLGEQSARLLRGGKMEDVIFQGAATRRPVNVAEVSLYLDNSEGELPTPYTEVVITRRLSRSGQSDYLLNNAPARLRDVQDLLRGTGLGSDAGVVIEAKMIDLLLSDRADERRSLFEEAAGVGLYRDRRHSTSRRLEETANDLQRLEDLIAEVQSQVRSLARQKGKAERHVSLTEERFAVTLTLARRRLDQLAEDAESFERRHAELTRLLPQARERLALVEAAREEAVTSRATAERHRTAVVDDLGHARVALGKLDGDLAVASERLANAAQRRERATLERGDSEVRLQQARLELGTATEERQSADAEHQRVQGELSGRAEAEQAVRQRLAGQRDVVRRMEQELQQAAQQLRSLEGERTALDGELASLRDRLAQEEAHVAQLTQERQSTGEKLTDASNVADRHSAEFRQGAAAAEQSRLLLRETRDREARELAERRTIEEDVARITARRSALEALERDRVGLAPAAAALLAGRGRFGDQVLGPLADYISTEGDQAELAEQLLGDYVHAVLIRDASAIPAIQAWHAQEQPGTLILLPVAPGPVRAGALAETALRVDPLAADWVKALVGGSEVLQGGGRGLRRANGVVFLTGPAAASGPIRRRAELQTLGRDLDKRSAALADADARRDRTAAELLALDAAATEAQQAAERLREAERQAIAAREDLARRVTNFDREITEAETQLGRLRERLTRAEQRATEVETALADGSAARARLDEALVTTRAQLTELEGEQEVAREARSQWQVQEAHIAARLRAANEAIQRTERVIAEAETSGRIRTEEIARLDADTLELEAQRSEWQGGRDERAQQLMALETAAGEAEGALQAAETKLTDVEADLADVRRSVESMSEEHHRLELGVADATAQRARIVERVETEWKRPFDELAEAAPVLDLDLETLETEAERIASALEQIGPVNALAVEEHAEESKRATFLQAQRDDLVAARQALLQAIKEIDGTAKALFAETFVAIRENFLSVFQTLFGGGECDLRLSDPDDPLEAEIEIHASPRGKKTQRIHLLSSGERTLVATSLLFAIYLTKPNPFCLMDEVDAPLDDANVGRFIRLLDQFKGQTQFLVITHNPRTMQSADAVYGVTMQEPGVSTIVGVRLGEQTTTAA
- the aroF gene encoding 3-deoxy-7-phosphoheptulonate synthase, whose product is MLIVMKQDATPDEIAGVVEVIQTMGYEARPMPGRQRTTVGLVGNDGRVDASRVEALAGVAEVIHVSKPYKQVSREWKPEPTRVPLPDGSTIGGREVIIMAGPCSVEGEEQILLSARQVKAAGATVLRAGAFKPRSSPYAFQGLGQLGLELLAIARAETGLMIVTEAMDAKGLEMVVETADIVQIGARNMQNYSLLKEAGRQRKPVLLKRGLSATISELLLSAEYILSEGNPNVILCERGIRSFDTATRNLFDLSAIAVVHGLSHLPIIADPSHGTGHRDMVPAMARAAIAAGADGLIVEVHPNPERALSDGAQSLFPEQFERMMREVGAIAEVIGRSVVSPVGSAA
- a CDS encoding outer membrane lipoprotein carrier protein LolA translates to MKHALALLGALLLPALGSAQAPTSSDPAPEIVTKAARVYRGLSGLQADFRQKLEDRRLGDETSKGTLYQAGNKFAMRFSDPATEAVVLDGSKLWVYTPSDNPGVVLRYPPPTSPVFGYNILDWFLKSPLDRYRVTFVKTETVDGRVTDAVLLQPLVPGEFQFRRATLWFDRGDGLPRRIQTDEGPQTRTVDLSNVRTNGTFPAGIFAFKVPSGVKVVDQ